One Herbaspirillum rubrisubalbicans genomic window carries:
- a CDS encoding NAD(P)-binding domain-containing protein, with protein sequence MQDTEPTLTTAAAPQGLAALEARLRQDLDWLALPGKAWTPKIERAGVPVIDVAIIGGGQAGMAASVALTHLGIPNVIYDQSPKDFEGPWATTARMETLRSPKTLTGPALGFPALTFRAWFEAQFGLAAWEALDKIPRLQWMDYLRWFRRVMQLDIRNEHRVLAVQPRADGIVALQLQSPAGQSTVLARRVVVATGRDGLGGAYLPPLAGQLPRDRWAHSSDVFDYASLKGKRVGVVGGGSSAMDSAATALEEGAARVDLLIRRKDLPRINKGKGSGNPGLVNGHLHLPDAWKWRIRHYVNAQQVPPPSGSTRRVSRFANARFLLGTAIESVELQRDGALLLHTNRGPLELDFLFFSTGFKIDWSLRSEFKEIAPHILNWSDRYTPPAGEEDQELADSPYLGPVFEFQQKTPGSLPGLERVHCFCYPAAASHGTVSGDIPAISDGAYRLAQGIAALMYSEDVEVHYRNIQSYEEPELEGDEWTEAPWELPA encoded by the coding sequence ATGCAAGATACCGAACCGACATTGACCACGGCTGCGGCCCCGCAAGGACTGGCCGCCCTGGAAGCGCGCCTGCGCCAGGACCTGGACTGGCTGGCCCTGCCCGGCAAGGCGTGGACGCCCAAGATCGAGCGCGCTGGCGTGCCGGTGATCGATGTGGCCATCATCGGCGGTGGCCAGGCCGGCATGGCGGCCTCGGTCGCCTTGACGCACCTGGGCATTCCCAACGTCATCTATGACCAGTCGCCCAAGGATTTCGAAGGCCCATGGGCGACCACCGCGCGCATGGAAACCCTGCGCTCGCCCAAGACCCTGACCGGCCCGGCGCTGGGCTTTCCGGCGCTGACTTTCCGCGCCTGGTTCGAGGCACAGTTCGGCTTGGCCGCCTGGGAGGCGCTGGACAAGATCCCGCGCCTGCAATGGATGGATTACCTGCGCTGGTTCCGCCGCGTGATGCAGCTGGATATCCGTAACGAGCACCGGGTGCTGGCCGTGCAGCCGCGCGCCGATGGCATCGTGGCATTGCAACTGCAATCGCCTGCGGGCCAATCGACCGTGTTGGCACGCCGCGTCGTCGTGGCCACTGGTCGCGATGGCCTGGGTGGCGCCTACCTGCCGCCGTTGGCCGGGCAACTACCACGCGATCGCTGGGCGCATTCGTCTGACGTGTTCGACTATGCCAGTCTGAAGGGCAAGCGCGTGGGCGTCGTTGGCGGTGGTTCCTCTGCCATGGACAGCGCGGCCACCGCGCTGGAAGAGGGGGCGGCGCGGGTCGATCTGCTGATCCGCCGCAAGGACCTGCCGCGCATCAACAAGGGCAAGGGCTCGGGCAACCCCGGCCTGGTCAATGGTCACCTGCACTTGCCGGATGCATGGAAATGGCGCATCCGCCACTATGTCAATGCACAACAGGTGCCGCCGCCCTCGGGGAGCACGCGCCGCGTCTCGCGCTTTGCCAATGCGCGCTTCCTGCTGGGCACCGCCATCGAGTCGGTGGAGCTCCAGCGAGATGGCGCGCTGCTGCTGCACACCAATCGCGGCCCGCTGGAACTGGATTTCCTGTTCTTCTCCACCGGCTTCAAGATCGACTGGAGCCTGCGCAGCGAATTCAAGGAGATCGCCCCGCACATCCTCAACTGGAGCGACCGCTACACCCCACCCGCCGGCGAAGAAGACCAGGAACTGGCCGACTCGCCTTACCTGGGACCGGTGTTCGAATTCCAGCAGAAGACCCCCGGCAGCTTGCCAGGCCTGGAACGCGTGCACTGCTTCTGCTATCCGGCCGCAGCCAGCCATGGCACGGTCTCTGGCGACATCCCCGCCATCAGCGATGGCGCCTATCGCCTGGCGCAGGGCATTGCTGCGCTGATGTACAGCGAAGACGTGGAGGTCCACTACCGCAATATCCAGTCCTACGAAGAGCCGGAACTGGAAGGCGATGAATGGACCGAAGCGCCCTGGGAGCTGCCCGCATGA
- a CDS encoding ABC transporter permease: MSAAIAKSVLQALMVVLLMTVIVFFGLHMIGNPVDILIGQDVDQVDRLRIIQELGLDQPVWRQYLAFLNGALHGNLGNSFVYNTPAILLIFQRLPATLELAFAALLLALLVGVPLGLLAGMKPDHPVSRLVMTTSILGFSLPTFWIGLMLIMAFSVTLGWLPSGGRGQTAELFGVQWSWLTVDGWRHMILPALNLSLFKISLVIRLTRANVREVLPMDFVKFARAKGLSPARVVLMYVLRNTLIPLVTVVGLEFGSTIAFAVVTESIFAWPGAGKLILDSINALDRPVIVAYLMVIVCMFVTINLVVDVLYKILDPRVRVEARA; encoded by the coding sequence ATGAGTGCAGCGATTGCGAAAAGCGTGTTGCAGGCACTGATGGTGGTGTTGTTGATGACGGTGATCGTCTTCTTCGGCCTGCACATGATCGGCAATCCGGTCGATATCCTGATCGGCCAGGACGTGGACCAGGTGGACCGCCTGCGCATCATCCAGGAACTGGGGCTGGACCAGCCGGTATGGCGCCAGTACCTGGCCTTCCTCAATGGCGCGCTGCACGGCAACCTGGGCAATAGCTTCGTCTACAACACGCCGGCCATCCTGCTGATCTTCCAGCGCCTGCCGGCCACGCTGGAGCTGGCGTTCGCCGCTCTGTTGCTGGCCCTGCTGGTGGGGGTGCCGCTGGGGCTGCTGGCGGGGATGAAACCGGATCATCCGGTTTCGCGCCTGGTGATGACCACCAGCATCCTCGGCTTTTCGCTGCCGACCTTCTGGATCGGCTTGATGCTCATCATGGCCTTCTCGGTCACGTTGGGCTGGCTGCCCTCGGGCGGTCGCGGCCAGACCGCCGAGCTGTTCGGCGTGCAGTGGTCGTGGCTGACCGTCGATGGCTGGCGTCACATGATCCTGCCGGCGCTCAACCTGTCGCTGTTCAAGATTTCGCTGGTGATCCGTCTCACCCGCGCCAATGTGCGCGAGGTGCTGCCGATGGACTTCGTCAAGTTCGCCCGCGCCAAGGGCTTGTCGCCGGCACGGGTGGTGTTGATGTATGTCTTGCGCAATACCTTGATCCCGCTAGTGACCGTGGTCGGGCTGGAGTTCGGCTCTACCATTGCCTTTGCGGTGGTGACCGAAAGCATCTTCGCCTGGCCCGGCGCCGGCAAGCTGATCCTGGACAGCATCAATGCACTGGACCGGCCGGTGATCGTGGCTTACCTGATGGTGATCGTGTGCATGTTCGTCACCATCAACCTGGTGGTGGACGTGCTCTACAAGATTCTGGATCCGCGTGTGCGGGTGGAGGCCCGGGCATGA
- a CDS encoding ABC transporter permease: MSAPHTDIHLTQEQVRARVAELSAFQPPRRESPWRRVMRHFVASRSAMLGLVIVLLLIVGAVAAPWITPQNPYDLMQLDVLDARLHPGTINGAGTYTYWLGTDGQGRDLVSAILYGLRISVGIGVGSALIAGVIGTLIGLLAAYVGGKLDTLLMRFADLVLSFPSILVAMLILAYVGKGIFNVMATLVVLEWAYYARTARGQALVERRKEYVEAARGLNLSSWRIMVRHILPNCLPPLIVIGTLQVARAITLEATLSFLGLGVPITEPSLGLLISNGYQYMLSGEYWISFYPGITLLIVIVAINLVGDRLRDILNPRWQK, encoded by the coding sequence ATGAGCGCGCCGCACACTGACATCCATCTGACCCAAGAACAGGTGCGCGCCCGCGTGGCCGAACTGTCGGCCTTCCAGCCCCCGCGCCGCGAGTCGCCCTGGCGGCGCGTGATGCGTCACTTTGTGGCGTCGCGCTCGGCCATGCTGGGGCTGGTGATCGTGCTGCTGCTGATCGTGGGCGCGGTGGCCGCACCGTGGATCACGCCGCAGAATCCCTATGACCTGATGCAACTGGATGTGCTCGATGCGCGCCTGCATCCTGGCACCATCAACGGCGCCGGTACCTATACCTATTGGCTGGGTACCGATGGCCAGGGCCGCGATCTGGTCTCGGCCATCCTCTATGGCTTGCGCATCAGCGTGGGCATCGGTGTGGGCTCGGCGTTGATCGCCGGTGTCATCGGCACGCTCATCGGCCTGCTGGCCGCGTATGTCGGCGGCAAGCTCGATACCTTGTTGATGCGCTTTGCCGATCTGGTGCTGTCCTTCCCCTCCATCCTGGTGGCGATGCTGATCCTGGCTTATGTGGGCAAGGGCATCTTCAACGTGATGGCCACCCTGGTGGTGCTGGAATGGGCCTATTACGCCCGCACCGCGCGCGGGCAGGCGCTGGTGGAGCGACGCAAGGAATACGTGGAAGCGGCACGCGGGCTGAATTTATCTTCCTGGCGCATCATGGTGCGGCACATCCTGCCCAACTGCCTGCCACCGCTGATCGTGATCGGCACGCTGCAGGTGGCGCGTGCCATCACGCTGGAGGCGACCCTGTCCTTCCTCGGCCTGGGCGTGCCCATCACTGAGCCCTCGCTGGGCCTGCTTATTTCCAATGGTTACCAATACATGCTCTCGGGTGAATACTGGATCAGCTTTTATCCCGGCATCACGCTGTTGATCGTGATCGTCGCCATCAACCTGGTGGGCGATCGCCTGCGCGACATCCTCAATCCGAGGTGGCAGAAGTGA
- a CDS encoding ABC transporter ATP-binding protein, which yields MSATTLDVRHLRTHFFTPDGVLPAVDDVSLSVGRGRILGLVGESGSGKSVTGFSILGMVDAPGRIVGGEILFQGRDLVRMDKASLRELQGNRIAMIFQDPMMTLNPVLKVEAQMVDAVLAHSKVSRQQARELARQTLGMMGIASPEERLQAYPHQLSGGMRQRVAIAIAMLHKPDLIIADEPTTALDVTIQAQILSEVQKLARQHGTALIWITHDLSVVAGLADEVAVMYAGRIVEQGSVDAVLDSPLHPYTQGLIGSLPSNNRRATRLRQIPGMTPNLLHLPPTCAFAARCERLSQHCLTAPAISEPRPAHLVRCYHPISMNEHHG from the coding sequence GTGAGCGCGACGACCCTGGACGTGCGCCATCTGCGCACGCATTTCTTCACGCCCGATGGTGTGCTGCCGGCGGTCGATGATGTCTCGCTGTCGGTGGGGCGTGGTCGCATCCTGGGCCTGGTCGGCGAATCCGGCTCGGGCAAGAGCGTCACCGGGTTTTCCATCCTGGGCATGGTCGATGCGCCGGGGCGCATCGTCGGCGGCGAAATCCTGTTCCAGGGCCGCGACCTGGTGCGCATGGACAAGGCTTCGTTGCGCGAACTGCAGGGAAATCGCATCGCCATGATCTTCCAGGATCCGATGATGACCTTGAACCCGGTGCTCAAGGTCGAGGCGCAGATGGTCGATGCCGTGCTGGCGCACAGCAAGGTGAGCCGCCAGCAGGCGCGTGAGCTGGCGCGTCAGACCCTGGGCATGATGGGCATCGCTAGTCCCGAGGAGCGCCTGCAGGCCTATCCACACCAGTTGTCGGGCGGGATGCGCCAACGGGTGGCCATTGCCATCGCCATGCTGCACAAGCCTGACCTGATCATTGCCGACGAACCCACGACTGCGCTGGATGTGACCATCCAGGCGCAGATCCTGTCGGAAGTGCAGAAACTGGCGCGCCAGCATGGCACTGCGCTGATCTGGATTACCCACGATCTGTCGGTGGTGGCCGGGTTGGCCGATGAAGTGGCGGTGATGTATGCCGGGCGCATTGTCGAGCAGGGCAGTGTGGATGCGGTACTCGATAGCCCCCTGCATCCCTATACCCAAGGCCTGATCGGCAGCCTGCCCAGCAACAACCGGCGCGCAACGCGTCTGCGCCAGATTCCCGGCATGACGCCCAACCTGCTGCACCTGCCGCCCACCTGCGCTTTTGCTGCGCGTTGCGAGCGTCTCAGTCAGCACTGCCTGACGGCCCCTGCCATCAGCGAGCCGCGGCCGGCACATCTGGTGCGCTGCTATCACCCTATCTCGATGAATGAGCACCATGGATAA
- a CDS encoding ABC transporter ATP-binding protein, which produces MDKAVIPLIETRAVSRRFGQRHQGWLERQLQARGWSRPPAITHALDQVDLKVLPGEVVGLVGESGCGKSTLGRVACGLLDPSEGQVLVNGRDRASLTRGEEAQARLQVQMIFQNPYASLNPRLRVDQIVGEAAQVNGKVEGDLDDYVCRQLLRAGLDPALRDRYPHQFSGGQRQRIGIARALAVQPQMLVCDEAVAALDVSIQAQILNLFMDLREELGLTYLFISHDLGVVEHVSDRVVIMYLGRVVESAPVAELFGQPNHPYTQALLAEVPRMGARKKEFTAIKGEIPSPLNPPGGCHFNPRCPHATQRCREEQPLLREIAPGHMSACHLNDGR; this is translated from the coding sequence ATGGATAAGGCCGTCATCCCCCTCATCGAAACCCGCGCAGTCAGTCGTCGCTTTGGCCAGCGCCACCAGGGCTGGCTGGAGCGCCAGTTGCAGGCGCGCGGCTGGAGCCGCCCACCTGCCATCACGCACGCACTCGACCAGGTCGACCTGAAGGTATTGCCGGGTGAAGTGGTCGGCCTGGTCGGGGAATCCGGCTGCGGCAAGTCCACGCTGGGACGCGTGGCCTGTGGCTTGCTCGACCCTTCGGAAGGCCAAGTGCTGGTCAATGGTCGCGATCGCGCCAGCCTCACCCGTGGCGAAGAGGCCCAGGCGCGCTTGCAGGTGCAAATGATTTTCCAGAATCCCTATGCCAGCCTGAACCCGCGCCTTCGCGTCGACCAGATCGTCGGTGAGGCGGCCCAGGTCAATGGCAAGGTCGAGGGCGACCTGGATGACTACGTCTGTCGCCAGTTGCTGCGCGCCGGCCTTGATCCGGCCCTGCGCGACCGTTATCCGCACCAGTTCTCGGGTGGCCAGCGTCAGCGCATCGGCATCGCCCGGGCGCTGGCCGTGCAGCCGCAGATGCTGGTCTGCGATGAAGCGGTGGCGGCGCTGGATGTGTCGATCCAGGCGCAGATCCTGAACCTGTTCATGGACCTGCGCGAAGAACTGGGCCTGACCTATCTGTTCATCAGCCATGACCTGGGCGTGGTGGAGCACGTGTCGGACCGCGTGGTCATCATGTACCTGGGCAGGGTGGTGGAGAGTGCGCCGGTGGCCGAGCTGTTCGGCCAGCCCAATCATCCCTACACGCAAGCCCTGCTGGCCGAGGTGCCGCGCATGGGGGCGCGCAAGAAGGAATTCACCGCCATCAAGGGGGAAATCCCCAGCCCCCTGAATCCGCCGGGTGGCTGTCACTTCAACCCGCGCTGCCCGCACGCCACGCAGCGCTGTCGTGAAGAACAGCCCTTGTTGCGCGAAATTGCGCCGGGGCACATGAGTGCCTGTCATCTCAATGATGGCCGTTGA
- a CDS encoding ABC transporter substrate-binding protein: MKKTLLTRLLAVALTGAALAVAADAARAQNLNIAFADPLSSLDPQLNNHAGDRSVDLHFWDLLVQNDYNKLVPGLAVSWKNIDPKTWEFKLRPNVKWQDGKPFTADDVIFSYQRARAVPGSVATFAGYLRTVESVTAKDPLTLVIKTNIPNPDLPLNLASVHIVSKHVGEKSSTENYNSGAAVIGTGPYKFVSYTPGDRVVMQRNDDYWGGKALWEKVNYRYINNGAARTAALLSGDVDVIDKVSVSDLAKLKQSPNVKVYPYNGLRVLLIQPSFHEGPSPFITDNNGKPLEKNPLLDVRVRRAMSLAINRKALIDRILQGAATEANQWMPADTFGYNPEIKNIPFDAAQAKKLLAEAGFPEGFKLTIHVPNDRYPQAPETMQAVAQFWTRIGIKTQVEVLPWASYSSRANKNEFAVSVLAWGNGTGEASYALVNVLGTVDPKKGIGASNWNHYSSPAVDKALADSTAEFDAAKREAILRGAAKTVSDEVGVIPLYHYQNIWAAKKGLKVTPISSDRTTAMMVTQDKK; this comes from the coding sequence ATGAAGAAAACCCTCCTGACCCGCCTGCTGGCCGTCGCCCTGACCGGTGCCGCGCTGGCCGTTGCCGCCGATGCGGCGCGTGCGCAGAACCTCAACATCGCCTTTGCCGATCCGCTCTCTTCGCTTGATCCGCAACTGAACAATCACGCCGGCGACCGCTCGGTGGACCTGCATTTCTGGGACCTGCTGGTCCAGAACGACTACAACAAGCTGGTGCCGGGCCTGGCGGTGAGCTGGAAGAACATCGACCCCAAGACCTGGGAATTCAAGCTGCGCCCCAACGTCAAGTGGCAGGACGGCAAGCCCTTCACCGCCGACGACGTGATCTTCTCCTACCAGCGTGCGCGCGCCGTGCCGGGCAGCGTGGCCACCTTCGCCGGCTACCTGCGTACGGTGGAATCGGTCACCGCCAAGGACCCGCTGACCCTGGTCATCAAGACCAATATCCCTAATCCCGACCTGCCGTTGAACCTGGCCTCGGTACATATCGTCAGCAAGCACGTGGGTGAAAAATCCAGCACCGAGAACTACAACAGCGGTGCGGCCGTGATCGGTACCGGCCCCTACAAGTTCGTCTCCTACACGCCAGGCGACCGCGTGGTGATGCAGCGTAACGACGACTACTGGGGCGGCAAGGCCTTGTGGGAAAAGGTCAACTACCGCTACATCAACAACGGCGCCGCACGCACTGCGGCGCTGCTTTCGGGCGATGTGGACGTGATCGACAAGGTCTCGGTGTCCGACCTGGCCAAGCTCAAGCAGTCACCCAACGTCAAGGTGTATCCCTACAACGGCTTGCGCGTGCTGCTGATCCAGCCCAGCTTCCACGAAGGCCCGAGCCCCTTCATCACCGACAACAACGGCAAGCCGCTGGAGAAGAACCCGCTGTTGGACGTGCGCGTACGCCGCGCCATGTCGCTGGCGATCAACCGCAAGGCCCTGATCGATCGTATCCTGCAAGGTGCCGCCACCGAGGCTAACCAGTGGATGCCGGCCGATACCTTCGGCTACAACCCGGAGATCAAGAACATTCCCTTCGATGCCGCGCAGGCCAAGAAGCTGCTGGCCGAGGCTGGTTTCCCGGAAGGCTTCAAGCTGACCATCCACGTACCCAACGACCGCTATCCGCAAGCGCCGGAAACCATGCAGGCAGTGGCCCAGTTCTGGACCCGTATCGGCATCAAGACCCAGGTCGAGGTGCTGCCGTGGGCGTCCTATTCTTCGCGCGCCAACAAGAACGAATTCGCGGTCTCGGTGCTGGCCTGGGGTAACGGGACCGGCGAAGCCAGCTATGCACTGGTCAACGTGCTGGGCACGGTGGACCCCAAGAAGGGCATCGGCGCCTCCAACTGGAACCACTACAGCAGCCCGGCGGTGGACAAGGCCCTGGCCGATTCCACTGCGGAATTCGATGCCGCCAAGCGCGAAGCCATCCTGCGCGGCGCGGCCAAGACGGTCTCGGATGAAGTGGGCGTGATCCCGCTGTATCACTACCAGAACATCTGGGCCGCCAAGAAGGGGCTGAAGGTCACTCCCATCAGCAGTGACCGCACCACCGCCATGATGGTGACCCAGGACAAGAAGTAA
- a CDS encoding acyl-CoA thioester hydrolase/BAAT C-terminal domain-containing protein, with amino-acid sequence MPNFSIEVSPIDDLIDVPRRIVVRGAHPGEPVRISSSTLRNGAQWCSTACYIADAYGNVDVSMNPAIDGDYYGIDPMGLLWSQKPVQAGRRDNFHADVMAPLETTLTVSALDQPGLLPCIPASTVLVQRLASEGVVRREVREAGLVGTLFLPATPGPHPAVMILNGSGGGINEPRAALYAARGYAAFALAYFKAPGLSDYISNTPLEYFERGLDWLRAEVQPLHDFVAISGQSRGGELVLLLGATFPQKVSAVLAYVPSALVHSGQNAADPAVGREGPTWLLRGEPLPHQWQGNRSASWAPFDDGPAPHRHELAMLTALQDEEAVARARIPVECIQAPVLLLSATDDGSWPSSLYCGMVRDKLAAVSHPWPVVWRNYAHAGHSILFPFVPTTQTTYAHPVSGRVSTGGGEPQANARADLDAWQQAQQFLRDALARHSSNKETP; translated from the coding sequence ATGCCCAACTTCTCCATCGAAGTCAGCCCGATCGACGACCTGATCGACGTGCCACGGCGCATCGTCGTGCGGGGCGCACATCCGGGCGAGCCGGTGCGAATTTCCTCATCTACCTTGCGCAATGGCGCGCAGTGGTGCAGCACGGCCTGCTACATCGCCGATGCCTATGGCAATGTGGATGTGAGCATGAACCCGGCCATCGACGGCGACTACTATGGCATCGACCCGATGGGCTTGCTGTGGTCGCAGAAACCGGTGCAGGCCGGGCGGCGCGACAACTTCCATGCCGACGTGATGGCGCCGCTGGAAACCACGCTGACCGTCTCTGCGCTGGACCAGCCGGGGCTGCTGCCCTGCATCCCGGCCAGCACGGTGCTGGTGCAGCGCCTGGCATCAGAAGGTGTGGTGCGTCGTGAAGTACGCGAGGCGGGCCTGGTCGGCACGCTATTCCTGCCGGCTACGCCGGGACCGCATCCGGCCGTGATGATCCTCAACGGCTCGGGGGGCGGCATCAATGAGCCGCGGGCGGCGCTGTATGCCGCGCGGGGCTACGCGGCCTTTGCCCTGGCTTACTTCAAGGCGCCGGGCTTGTCGGATTACATCTCCAACACACCGCTGGAATATTTCGAGCGTGGCCTGGACTGGTTGCGTGCCGAAGTCCAACCGCTGCACGACTTCGTGGCCATCAGCGGCCAGTCGCGCGGTGGCGAACTGGTGCTGCTGCTGGGTGCGACCTTCCCGCAGAAGGTCTCGGCGGTGCTGGCCTATGTGCCCAGTGCGCTGGTGCATAGCGGCCAGAACGCTGCCGACCCGGCGGTGGGGCGGGAAGGGCCGACCTGGCTCTTGCGTGGCGAGCCCCTGCCACATCAATGGCAGGGCAACCGCAGCGCCAGCTGGGCGCCATTCGATGACGGCCCGGCACCGCATCGGCATGAACTGGCGATGCTGACTGCCTTGCAGGATGAAGAGGCGGTGGCACGCGCGCGCATTCCGGTGGAGTGCATCCAGGCGCCGGTACTGCTGCTGTCGGCTACCGATGATGGCTCCTGGCCTTCCAGCCTCTATTGCGGCATGGTGCGTGACAAGCTGGCTGCGGTATCGCATCCCTGGCCGGTAGTCTGGCGCAACTATGCCCATGCCGGCCATTCCATCCTGTTCCCGTTCGTGCCGACCACGCAGACCACCTATGCGCACCCGGTCTCGGGCCGCGTCAGCACCGGCGGTGGCGAACCGCAAGCCAACGCCCGCGCCGATCTCGACGCCTGGCAGCAGGCGCAGCAATTCCTGCGCGATGCACTGGCCAGACATTCATCCAATAAGGAGACCCCATGA
- a CDS encoding CMD domain protein, with product MSTPVYDISKDVIDQLAGLTAGSPLHGLRHQRDKVAVASQGSYDTLFDPALAGIGLDERLLVALYACRLAGATDLADHYRARAQALPAEAAQLAAADSGSPEQLPEGRLRAMLVFTRALTQRPVEGDKAAIEKLPAAGISTPAVVALSQLIAFVSYQLRVVAGLKAMRAAAAQ from the coding sequence ATGAGTACCCCCGTCTACGACATCAGCAAGGATGTCATCGACCAACTGGCTGGCCTGACGGCCGGCAGCCCCCTGCACGGCCTGCGCCATCAGCGCGACAAGGTTGCCGTGGCCTCGCAGGGCAGCTATGACACGCTCTTCGATCCAGCCCTGGCAGGCATCGGCCTGGACGAACGCCTGTTGGTAGCGCTCTACGCCTGCCGCCTGGCGGGCGCGACCGACCTGGCCGATCACTATCGCGCCCGCGCGCAAGCGCTGCCCGCCGAGGCTGCGCAACTGGCCGCAGCCGACAGCGGTAGCCCGGAACAACTGCCCGAAGGCCGCTTGCGCGCCATGCTGGTCTTTACTCGCGCGCTCACCCAGCGCCCGGTGGAAGGTGACAAGGCCGCCATTGAAAAGCTGCCCGCCGCCGGCATCAGTACGCCCGCCGTGGTGGCGCTGTCGCAGCTGATCGCCTTCGTGTCCTATCAATTGCGCGTGGTCGCCGGCTTGAAGGCCATGCGTGCTGCCGCGGCTCAATAA
- a CDS encoding peroxidase-related enzyme (This protein belongs to a clade of uncharacterized proteins related to peroxidases such as the alkylhydroperoxidase AhpD.), whose amino-acid sequence MSDIIKANGFTNETLEWDAWLDVIQLEEASEDQIKVLEESHPKAKTSDYYLFLAHQPDILRQRSAAFNAIMYAPGGLSRAERELGSLVVSRINGCVYCASVHAQRFEQLAKRNDTVRQVFDTPYGAGVDAREQAIAKFSAELTETPGQIGAAQIKALYEVGLSELEVLDLIHSVAIFAWANRLMLNLGEPVFADGSKAEAK is encoded by the coding sequence ATGAGCGATATCATCAAGGCCAATGGCTTTACCAACGAGACCCTGGAATGGGATGCCTGGCTGGATGTGATCCAGCTGGAGGAGGCCAGCGAAGACCAGATCAAGGTGCTGGAAGAAAGCCACCCCAAGGCCAAGACCTCGGACTACTACCTGTTCCTGGCGCACCAGCCCGACATCCTGCGCCAGCGTTCGGCCGCCTTCAACGCCATCATGTATGCCCCGGGCGGCCTCTCGCGTGCCGAGCGCGAACTGGGTTCGCTGGTGGTCTCGCGCATCAATGGTTGCGTGTATTGCGCCTCGGTCCATGCACAGCGTTTCGAGCAGTTGGCCAAGCGTAACGATACCGTGCGCCAGGTGTTTGATACCCCTTATGGCGCCGGGGTGGATGCGCGTGAACAGGCCATCGCCAAGTTCTCGGCCGAGTTGACCGAGACACCAGGGCAGATCGGTGCAGCGCAGATCAAGGCGCTCTACGAGGTGGGCTTGAGCGAACTGGAAGTGCTGGACCTGATCCATTCGGTGGCCATCTTTGCCTGGGCCAATCGCTTGATGCTCAACCTGGGCGAGCCGGTGTTTGCCGATGGCAGCAAGGCTGAAGCGAAGTAA
- the gcvH gene encoding glycine cleavage system protein GcvH, with the protein MNIPDHLVYAQTHEWVKLEADGTLTIGITDFGQEQLGPLVYVDMPSVGKALARGAESGIVESNKTASDLHAPVDGEVIAINEVLVERPDAINEAPYEQWIFKLKPTAPFSSEGFLDAAAYIKLVS; encoded by the coding sequence ATGAATATTCCCGATCACCTGGTCTATGCCCAGACCCATGAGTGGGTCAAGCTGGAGGCCGACGGCACGCTGACCATCGGTATCACCGATTTCGGCCAGGAGCAGTTGGGGCCGCTGGTCTACGTGGACATGCCGAGCGTGGGCAAGGCCCTGGCGCGCGGGGCTGAATCCGGCATCGTGGAGTCCAACAAGACGGCCTCGGACCTTCATGCACCGGTTGATGGCGAGGTGATCGCCATCAACGAGGTGCTGGTGGAGCGGCCTGATGCCATCAACGAGGCGCCCTATGAGCAGTGGATCTTCAAGCTCAAGCCGACCGCGCCGTTTTCGTCAGAGGGTTTCCTCGACGCGGCGGCTTACATCAAGCTGGTTTCCTGA